From a region of the Procambarus clarkii isolate CNS0578487 chromosome 18, FALCON_Pclarkii_2.0, whole genome shotgun sequence genome:
- the LOC123754266 gene encoding Y+L amino acid transporter 2, with product MGTASSREIASTTDVPQHSSSETQRQEAASKGVSTPKSSVCHRRSSGLKKNLTAEATTKNKSAVFDEVDKTVDGMTASGKYPDTGGQLKRGLQSAGSGEPDGMPAPGKCPDTGGQLKKGLRSAGSGEADGMTAPGKCPDTGGQQKKGLRSAGSGEPDGMTVPGKCLDTGVQLKRALGLGNGVGMIVGIVIGSGIFVSPKTVVQYTGSVGMALVVWVATGLVSIVGALCYAELGTTIPRNGANYAYIMEAFGPVPAFLALWSTIFISRPASRAIVALTFANYLLQAFIPDCSSPPYYAVRLLAAAMLCLVMYVNCMGVKRGSSVQDILAVTKVLALIIIIVAGVHHLARGHVEHYLDPMKGTVWDVSSFATAFYSTVFAYSGWNSLGTIVEELKEPTKNLPRAIAISITIVTIVYTLTNVAYYAVLTPAEILSSNAVAVTFGGRKLGVLAWIIAFFVACSTGGNINGTIIRASRLTYAGAREGHLPQFLALININHYSPVTAVIVSAMIPLVALTSDSIGNLLAYTTFTSNVRNFTAVLGLLWLRYKEPDRPRPIKVWLGFPVFYLLVTLFLTVMPAVRNPEQLLVALGFVIVGLIIYYFIIHLKMKPKCLSKFMDKVTFVCQVLLMSSPEETGVFGAL from the exons ATGGGGACTGCGAGCTCTAGGGAAATTGCATCTACGACGGATGTTCCTCAACACTCTTCCTCGGAGACGCAACGCCAAGAGGCAGCTTCGAAGGGGGTATCGACACCGAAATCATCTGTTTGTCACAGAAGATCTTCTGGCCTGAAGAAGAACCTAACAGCCGAAGCCACAACGAAGAACAAGTCGGCGGTATTTGATGAAGTCGACAAGACGGTCGACGGCATGACTGCCTCTGGAAAGTATCCGGACACTGGCGGGCAGCTGAAGAGGGGACTCCAGTCGGCAGGATCTGGTGAGCCCGACGGCATGCCTGCCCCTGGgaagtgtccggacactggcgggCAGCTGAAGAAGGGGCTCCGGTCAGCAGGATCTGGTGAGGCCGACGGCATGACTGCCCCTGGgaagtgtccggacactggcgggCAGCAGAAGAAGGGGCTCCGGTCAGCAGGATCTGGTGAGCCCGACGGCATGACTGTCCCTGGGAAGTGTCTGGATACTGGCGTGCAGCTGAAGAGGGCACTCGGACTGGGAAACGGTGTGGGCATGATCGTGGGCATTGTGATCGGGTCTGGCATCTTCGTGTCGCCCAAGACGGTGGTGCAGTACACGGGCAGCGTGGGCATGGCGCTGGTGGTGTGGGTAGCTACGGGACTCGTCTCCATTGTCGGAGCCCTCTGCTACGCCGAGCTTG GTACGACCATCCCCCGGAACGGAGCCAATTACGCTTATATCATGGAAGCCTTTGGTCCGGTGCCCGCATTCCTCGCCCTCTGGAGCACCATCTTCATATCCAGACCGGCTTCCAGAGCCATCGTCGCTCTTACCTTCGCCAACTACCTCCTCCAGGCGTTCATACCTGACTGTTCCTCGCCTCCCTACTATGCCGTCAGGCTCCTGGCCGCGGCCATGCTCT GTTTAGTCATGTATGTAAACTGCATGGGTGTCAAGCGTGGGAGCAGTGTGCAAGACATCTTAGCCGTCACGAAG GTGTTGGCGCTAATCATCATCATCgtggctggggtccaccaccTGGCCAGGGGTCACGTGGAGCACTACCTCGACCCCATGAAAGGCACCGTGTGGGACGTCTCCTCCTTCGCCACCGCCTTCTACTCCACCGTATTCGCCTACAGCGGGTG GAACAGCCTGGGTACAATTGTCGAGGAGCTGAAGGAACCAACTAA GAATCTACCAAGGGCCATTGCTATCTCAATAACAATAGTGACCATCGTTTACACCCTTACCAATGTTGCTTACTACGCTGTGTTGACGCCTGCTGAGATCCTTTCTTCCAATGCTGTGGCTGTG ACCTTCGGGGGCCGGAAGCTGGGTGTGTTGGCGTGGATCATCGCCTTCTTCGTCGCATGCTCCACCGGAGGCAACATCAATGGCACTATAATAAGGGCGTCTCGCCTTACCTACGCTGGGGCGAGAGAGGGACACCTTCCTCAGTTCCTCGCACTCATCAACATCAACCATTACTCTCCTGTCACGGCTGTTATAGTATCG GCGATGATCCCGCTCGTGGCGCTGACATCAGACAGCATCGGGAACCTCCTGGcttacaccaccttcaccagcaaCGTCAGGAACTTCACCGCCGTCCTGGGGCTCCTGTGGCTCAGGTACAAGGAGCCAGACAGACCCAGACCGATCAAG GTGTGGCTTGGTTTCCCTGTCTTTTATCTGCTGGTGACCTTGTTCCTGACGGTCATGCCGGCGGTTCGAAACCCTGAGCAGCTCCTTGTCGCCCTCGGCTTCGTCATCGTGGGCCTCATCATCTACTACTTCATTATTCACCTCAAAATGAAGCCCAAATGTCTCTCCAAGTTTATGG ACAAAGTGACGTTTGTGTGTCAGGTGTTGTTGATGAGTTCACCAGAGGAGACCGGTGTCTTTGGTGCATTGTGA
- the LOC123754537 gene encoding lactosylceramide 4-alpha-galactosyltransferase-like — protein sequence MNLLSRRAGSVKAAVVTTSLVVVFMCCVDRQENAVNWDVLEREELSPLSKDSKKLQTRDIVTPRLPDWGESPGVAGRGTWVPHLCPRYGQRGQRSRLEVSSRDFEAHLKLTWTPPDEGTIFFTQTSCSTFLSAREACAVESAAHHHPQRPVLVLMTAPVVNQTHPLMQVLSGLRSVRLAWLDLDEVFSEEPLRTWHRDRVWVMGEDRVAWVVSDAARVEVLRRYGGTYLDLDFITLRALPRSTNWLARIHVNLVNGGILSFSSGHPFLQAVVADIPSVFDPGMCCSIGPDLITQHLHRRCPDNVTIPASVTPDQFEICGDITVWPTKLFYPIPYGYPQFRTESIFTEGMGIGAAFFSSTKAVSLHLTHSLTHNTAVSVAGDSILKEAAVRNCPRVVEALKTHNMDL from the exons ATGAACCTCCTAAGCAGAAGAGCCGGGAGCGTCAAGGCCGCTGTGGTCACCACCTCCTTGGTGGTCGTGTTTATGTGCTGCGTCGACAGACAAGAAAATGCTGTCAACTGGGATGTGCTTGAACGGGAAGAACTATCTCCATTAAGCAAGGACTCCAAGAAACTACAGACTCGAGACATCGTAACTCCAAGACTCCCAGACTGGGGAGAGTCTCCAGGAGTGGCCGGGCGGGGAACTTGGGTGCCTCACCTTTGTCCTCGTTACGGACAAAGAGGACAAAGGTCTCGGCTCGAAGTCTCGAGCCGAGACTTCGAGGCTCACCTAAAGCTCACCTGGACCCCACCTGACGAGGGAACCATCTTCTTCACCCAGACTTCCTGCAGCACCTTCCTGTCGGCCCGAGAG GCTTGTGCTGTGGAGagtgccgcccaccaccacccacaacgcccagTTCTCGTTCTGATGACCGCCCCCGTCGTCAATCAGACCCATCCACTCATGCAG gtgttgtcagggttgAGGAGCGTGCGACTGGCCTGGCTGGACCTGGACGAGGTGTTTAGTGAAGAGCCTCTTAGGACCTGGCACCGAGACCGTGTCTGGGTCATGGGTGAAG accgCGTGGCTTGGGTAGTGAGCGACGCCGCCCGTGTGGAGGTCTTGAGGAGATACGGAGGAACCTACCTTGACCTGGATTTCATCACTCTCCGCGCTCTGCCTCGCTCCACCAACTGGCTCGCACGGATCCACGTCAACCTCGTCAACGGTGGAATCCTGAGCTTCAGTTCGGGGCACCCGTTTCTTCAG GCAGTCGTAGCGGACATCCCTTCAGTGTTTGACCCGGGCATGTGTTGCAGCATCGGTCCTGATCTGATCACTCAGCACCTCCATCGTCGGTGTCCCGACAACGTCACCATCCCCGCCTCCGTCACCCCCGACCAGTTCGAGATCTGCGGCGACATCACCGTCTGGCCGACAAAGCTCTTCTACCCCATCCCTTACGGCTACCCGCAGTTCAGGACTGAGAGCATCTTCACGGAGGGTATGGGGATTGGCGCCGCCTTCTTCAGCAGTACCAAGGCCGTTTCTCTCCACCTTACCCACTCTCTCACCCACAACACAGCcgttagtgttgctggagactccatcCTTAAGGAGGCTGCCGTCAGGAACTGTCCACGAGTTGTGGAGGCTCTCAAGACGCATAATATGGATCTGTAA